GCTTGGTAGGGAAGGTCTCAGACGTCTCCTTGAACTCACCGGTTGGCGCGCTGAATTCATCGCGCACGGGCTCCAGCCAACGAACGTGATACAACACGACCGGATTGCCGTACTTGTCGAGCTGCTTGGTGGTGCGCTTGCGAATGAAAGCCGGAGTGTCACTTGTCCTTCGATTTGTCAGTTGCCACGTCGGCTTCCAGCCGGCAATCGTGCTGCACCAATTGCCTAGCTGCTTCTAACTCTTCGGGTGTTTGCGAAGTACACGCACTCCGGTTCGTCGGGCTCGCCCGCTTCCATTCGAGGGCGCCACCGTCTGCCGGGTCCATGGCAGCGGACTTAAAATCCGCCAAGTGTCGGTTCGAGTCCGACTGGGGGCACTGCATAAGCACTGGTCGAGACGCACCCGTTCCACCCGACGAGTCGTGGCGAGTGCGTCTCACTGAGCGGGGCGGTGCTCGGCCAAGGCGCGGAAGGCCTGTATCGGTGAGGCGTTGGGGTGCTCGGTGAGAACCTGGATGCCGACGTGGTTGGCGCCAGCGGCGAGGTGCTGGTCGATCTGGGTGTAGATCGTCTCTGGGGAACCGTGAGCGACCAGGGCGTCGACGAGTGCGTCGCTGCCCGACCCCTCGACATCCGCCTCGGTGAACCCGTGCCGCATCAGGTTGTTGGTGTAGTTGCGCAAACCGAGGTAGGGATTCTGGACGGCGCAACGGCCGATCCTTCGCGCCTCGGCATCGTCCTCGGTCAGCACGACCTTGTGCTCGGGAGCCAGGAAAGCACTGCTGCCCAGCATTTCTCGCGCGTAGCGCGTGTGCGAGGGCACGGTGAGATAGGGGTGTGCCCCCAGCGTCTTCTCGCCGGCCAATGTGAGCGTTCTCCTTCCCAGGGCGCCGATCACGATCGCCTCGGCCGGCACGCTGCCCTCCACGAGCGCACCGACATAGTTGGCCATCAGTTCGAATGGTCTTTCGTAGGTTGCTCGGGTTTCGGGATGGCCGAGACCGATGCCCAGCAGCAGCCGGGGTCCGTGGCGGTCGACGATCCGGTGATAGTGGTGGGCGATGCAGCGTGGGTCGTCTTGCCACATGTTGATGATCGCCGTCGCGATGATCGCGTTCTTGGTCGCGGCGACCATCTGCTCGAGCAGAGCGAGGTCACCGACAGGGTCCGCCCCGATTCCCACCCAGATCGTCTGATATCCCAGGTCCTCGAGTAGAGGTGCGTAGTCGATACGGGGGGCATCACCCAGTGCAGGGTTGAGCCATGCTCCGTAGGTGCCGAACTGCTCGTGCACGTCAGCGGTCTCCTTTCATTCCGATGGCGCGGTGGTGCTGAAGATCGGCCAACAGATTTCTGTGGCGGTGAACCGGGCCGGATCTGTGGGGGTGCCGCCGAAGTAGTGTTCGCGGATGGGCCCCTGGCTGCTGATCAGATGCTCGTTGACATAGATTCCCAGTGCCGCGTAACTGCGGTCGATGCCATCGTGGCCGCCCGGGTGGGTGAGCACCGCGAATTCAGTTCTGGGTAAGACCTCGGCATCGATGCCCTCCGGGGGATCGGCAGATGATGGTGCGGGGACGAACATGGTTGCGCTGCCCTGCTGTTCGAGAAACAGTGCTCTGTCGTAGAGGCCGCCCGGCACCACCGCGGTAGGCACACCTGCGGCCATGGCGACAGCCTGGTGCAGCTTCCTCAGTGCCGCTGCGAACCAGTCATCGATTTCGGAGACGTCGATGATGGCGCTGGTGGACCACACGGCGAGCGCTGGCTCGTGGCGCACCGTGACGTCGGCGGGAGGGCGCACCGGGGAAAGCAACTCGCGCAGCGCACCCACGGTTTCACGGGTCTGCGCGAGCGCAGCCTCCATCTGCTCGAGATGGGTTGTGATGATCTCGGCGCGGGCTCCGGGGTCTTCGGTGCTCAGCAGCGCCTTGATGTCGGGAATGGACATGCCCAGAGACCGGAACCGGCGGATGATGTGTGCATGATCGACTTGGCTGGTGTCGTAGAAGCGGTAGCCGGTGTGGGGGTCGACGTGAGCCGGCTCGAGGATGCCGATGTCGTGGTAGTGCCGTAGCGCCTTGCGGCTCAGACTGGTCATCACCGCGAAATCACCGATCGAGACTTGTGCGCCCATGGCGTCCTCCTCTTCGTCGCGCGCCTCCATCGAGGCCATCTTGAAGCTTCCCCCTGGGGCAAGGTCAACATCGCGGCATGCTCGCAATCACGGGTTGACTTTGCCCTTACGGGAACCTCCATCGTGGGGCCATGACGACAACAGAATGGGAAGCGCTCCCAGAAGCCGTGAAGACGTTCATGACCGCACTCGATGCCCGTGAGGTGGATCAAGTGCTGGCCACCCTCAGCAACGATGCCGTGGTGACCGATGAAGGCCACGACTACAAGGGACACGACGAGATCGGGGCCTGGCTGGCCACCGCAGTCACCGAGTACACCTACACCACCGAGTTCACCGGCGCGTCCACCACCGACGCCGGCGTCGACGTCGGGCAGCATCTCGAGGGCAACTTCCCGGGCGGGGTCGCTGACCTGAACTACCGCTTCACCCTCGACGGTGCGGTGATCAGTCGGCTGGTGATCGAGCCGTGACGCGGCGGTGGTTCATCACCGGTGGCACACCCGGCAACTTCGGGGTGGCGTTCGCCGAGGCGGCGCTCGACACCGGTGACCGCGTGGTGTTGACCTCTCGGCGTCCGCAGGAGCTGGCGGCGTGGGCCGACCAGTACGGCGACCGGGTTCTCGTCGTGCCACTGGAGCTCACCGACGCGGCACAGGTGCAGCGCGCGGTGCAGGCAGCCGAGGAGCGATTCGGCGGTATCGACGTGCTGGTCAACAACGCCGGCCGCGGGTGGTACGGATCCATCGAAGCGATGGACGAATCCGCGATGCGCGCGATGTTCGAGCTGAACTTCTTCGCCGTGCTCTCCGTGACGCGTGCGGTGCTGCCGGGTATGCGCGCCCGCGGAAACGGGTGGATTGTCAACGTGTCCTCGGTGGCCGGGCTTGTGTCGGCGCCCGGATTCGGCTACTACAGCGCGACGAAGTTCGCCATCGAAGCCGTCACCGATGCGTTGCGTGACGAGGTCGCTGCGCAGGGCATCTCCGTATTGGCGGTGGAACCGGGAGCGTTTCGCACGAACGCCTACGCCGCCTTCGCGAACGAGCCTGTCGCGGAACCGATTCCGGTCTATCACGACATGCTGGAGCAGGTACGTGCCGCATTCGTCGAGATGAACGGGGTGCAGCCCGGTGACCCACTGCGCGGGGCCCGGGCGGTGATCGCGGCGATGGCCCAGGACCCGCCGCCCCGCCGGCTGGTCCTCGGCAACAGCGGATACGACGCCGTAGTCGATGCACTGGAGCAGGCCCTGACCGAGATCCGCGCCCACGAGACACTGTCGCGCAGCGCGGATTTCCCCACCTGATCGGACTCATGGGGCATGCGACGCGGGCCTCGAGTTCGTTGTCGCTCGAACCACCCTGTGGCATGGCGGTTCTCCCCGGCGCCGATTCGGGCGACGGCGTGACCGAACCCGATTCGACTGTGCGCCAGTCGATCCAGGCTGTCGCTGCCTAGCGCCGCCCACCTCCACGTCTACCTCCAGGCGAAGGCCGGGGTCGGGGTCCTGGATTAGGCCGTCCGATATCCGGTCGCCCTGGTCCTGGAGCGCCAATATTGGGAGGGCGAGGAACCGGGACGTCGAGGTCGAGATCGACATCGACGATATCCGGGACGTAGACCGGCAGCCACGGATCCACGTACACGGCGGGAGGCGGCGGGAACTCGCAGATGAGCGTCGTGAAGTTCCAGTACATGCCCGGTGGGCAAGGTGGTGGCGGTGGCGGTGGTTGGCCGTTGCTGACCGCTGGTGAGGCGAATTCGATCAGCGGCAGTATTGCCAATACGGCGGCTGACATGGCACTGCGTTGTAGCCAAGGCCTCATTGGAATCTTCTCTCGTTGCCTTCTGCGTGGAAGCCTACGATTCGTCCGCTGTCTGGGGGCTCGATTCAACGGAGACCTTGCCGCGTCTGTGGGGCAGGGACGCTCCCGAACGGTGAAAAGTTGCCGGTCGGCCTCCAACGGCGAATCTGCCACGCGTATTGATTGCGGAACTTATCGTGGGCTTACACAGTGCGGGGACCCTGCCGGTCACATGATCCGCGGGGGTGGCCGCATTCGATGAAGGAGAAGCAGCAATGATGTTGCGTTCACAACTTCAAAGGCGCCGCGGGGGAATGGAAGCCGTTGGCGCTGTCGCATTGGCCGGCGCATTGTTACTCGGGAGCGCCGCGACTGTTGGTGCACAACCGCCACCGCCGGCGCCGCCCAATTGCTCGCCCGCGGACTGGGCAGGCGTCCGGGCTGGCGTCGCGGCGGCACTCTCGGCCTATCTGTACACCCATCCGCCGGTGAACGATTTCTTCGCCACTCTCAAAGGCCAGTCCCGGGACGAGGTGCGTCCACAAGTGCAAGCGTATTTGGAGGCCAACCCGCAGGTCCGGGCGGAACTGCAGGGCATCAAGCAACCCGCCGACGACTTTCTCAACCGCTGTGACGTGGAACCAAACCCGTCGAACACGCCATTTCCCTGATGCCCTACCCGTCGCATGACTGCGTGCGGCACCGACATGCTCGAATTGCGCTGTGCCACAACGGCGTTCGATGGCCGTGCCCGCTGTGCGGCCGTTCGAGGAGAACCGATGAATCTGGCGAGTTGGCTCTTGGGCTTGGCGCTCATAGTGCTGACCATCGCGGTGCACACCACCGGTGTGGTGATGATGGCCTTCGGGCTCGAAAGAAAAACCCGATCACGGGTCCAGAAGTACCACGTTGATCCGCTTCGGGCGATTCCGGTCGTGATTGCCAACATCGGATTGGTAGCAGTGGTGCTGGCCGTTCTGCATGGATTGGAGGGCATGCTCTGGGCGTCGGCATACCGGTGGCTCGGTGTATTCGGCTCGTATGCCGACGCGTCGATCTACTCCCTGGGCACCATGGCCACCCTCGAGATACCGGACCTCGTGGTGCCATCCCGGTATCGACTGATCGGCGTGCTCGAGAGCATCAACGGCGTGCTGCTGTTTGGTATCAGCACGGCGTTCCTCTTCGCAGTGATGCAGACGTATTTTCTGGAGCTTTTCCACCCACGCGGACGTGGTACCAATGATGAACCCGCGGCGTAGACCGTCACTACGAGGCTCCCCCCTGGGTGGTGGACCACTCAGCCGTCGCCAACCACGATCGCTTTCGACCCTCCAACCACGTAGGCCACGGCGACGTGAGTTCACTACGGCGGCACGTGTCGCAGCCCCTGAACGCGTCGATCGATCACCGCGCACCAGGCCTCGACGGGTGAAGATAGGTTGCGGTCGGGGCGTTGGTGTGCGGCGACACTTCCACCACCGCTTCGACGCGGTACACCTCATCGATGAGATCGGCGGTGAGGACCTGCCGCGGCATTCCGGTGACCACCAGCCGCCCCTCGCGCAGCACTGCTATCCGGTCACAGAACCGGGCAGCCAGATTGAGATCGTGCAACGCGGTGACGACCGTGAGCCCGAGTCGCCGTAGCAGCGTCAGGACCTCGAGCTGGAAGCGGATGTCGAGGTGATTGGTCGGCTCGTCCAGGACGATGATCTCGGGCTGCTGGGCCAATGCGCGTGCCAGCTGCACCCGCTGCCGTTCCCCTCCGGAGAGGGTTTGCCAAGCGCGCGAACGGAAGTCCAGCATCCCGGTGGCCGTCAGTGCGGTCTCGATGGCGTCGTGGTCGGCGGAATCCAATGCCGCGAACGGGCCGCGGTGCGGGGTGCGTCCCAGGGAGACGGCCTGCTCCACGGTGATGTCGGCATGGGCCTCGGGAGCCTGTTCGACTATTGCGAGAAGTCGCGCGATCTCGCGGCGTCGGTATCCGGTGAGCGCCCGGCCTCCCAGTTCCACGGCGCCGCAGTCCGGCCGTCGTAGGCCGGCGAGCAGGCGCAGCAGCGACGTCTTTCCTGCGCCGTTGGGGCCGATCAGACCCAGCACCTCTTTACTGCGTACGTCGACGCTCACGTCGTCGATGATGCGGGAACGGCCGATGGAGTAGCTCAGTTGGTGCGCGGACAACGTGGTCATCGGTGGGCCACCCGGCGCAGCACGACCGCGAACAACGGAGCACCCAGCAGCGCGGTGATGACGCCGACGGGAATCTCGTGCGGGGAGAACACCGTTCGCGCCGCGGCGTCGACCCAAATCAGGAACACCGCCCCGCCCAATGCCGACAACGGCAACAACAGGCGGTGCATGCCACCGGTGAGCAGGCGCACGATGTGCGGGACCAGGAGTCCAATGAACCCGATCGCTCCGCTCACCGCGACGGCGGCCGCGGTGATCAAGGCCGCGAAGATCATCAACAGTGCGCGGGACCGGGCGACGTTGACGCCCATGGACGCCGCGGTGTCCCAGCCGAACGTGTAGGCATCGAGGGCGGCGGCGAAGAACCAGCAGCAGAGCACACCGACCAGAATCATGAGGGCGGCGGCGAGCACCGGCTCCCACCGCGCGCCGCCGAGCGAGCCCAGCAGCCAGTAGGTGAAGGCACGGGTGGAGTCGGCGTCGCCGTCCAGCATCAACACCAGTGAGGTGAGGGCAGCGAAGAACTGCGACACCAGCATTCCGGTGAGTACCACCCTGGTCGGGTTGGCCTCGCTGCCGCCACCGATCAGCATCAGGACAACTGCGAACGCCATCAGCGCACCGGCGAACGCGCCGACGGTCAGGGTGACGGCACCGGATCCCACGCCGAGAACCATGATCGCCACCGCGCCGGCGGAGGCACCTGATGACACGCCCAGTAGGTAGGGCTCCGCGAGCGGATTACGCGTGACGGCTTGCAACACCGCACCGGAAACCGACAGTCCGCAGCCAACGAGCGCGGCGAGCAGGACTCGTGGCAGCCGGGATTCCCACACCAGCGCCTCGATCAACGGCGGCGCGGCCGGTTCGCCGAGGCCAAGTCGGTGTGCGATGACACCCAGTACGTCTGCGGGGCCGATGTCGGCCGTCCCCACCAGGGTCGCGAGAACCACAGACACACACAGTATGGACGTGAACCCCCCGATCAGTACGGCCGACCGGACCGACGGAGTCATCGACGAGCAAACAACACAACGTCGTCGTAATAGCGCCATAGGCAACCGGTTTCGCTGAATCCAGCCGTGACGAGCGCCTGCAGGTGCAGTTCCAGAGGTGCCGCCTCGGTCGGCGGTCGGTCGGCGAAGCGCCGCTGCCGGTCGTCGAGATGGCGTCGCAACAGAGGCTCGGTTGCCGCGTCCGCCCACCATTGGTCCCAGGTCGGCACACCGCCGGCGTGCGCGATACGTTGAGTGCGTTCATCATCGGCGGCGGCCACCTTGGACAGGAAGGGTTGGTGACGGCTGTCGTAGCGCAGGTGGTCGGCATTCATGACGATCCCGCCCGGTTGCAGGATCCGGCCGAGTTGCAGGTACACCGCCACCAGGTCCGCGGGTGCGAGCCAGTGCAGCGCCGTGGACGACACCGCAACGTGAATCGTGACGGTGGGCAGCAGTTCGAACCACGACGGCGCGGCCAGATCGCCGTCGACGGCGGTGAACCGGTCTCCGTGACGTGCGCCCAACCACGCCGACGCCAGGGTGAGCAGCACCGGGTCGTAGTCGATACCGATGACCCGCACCCCCGGCAGGGTCTCGAGGATGCGGCCCGACAGGCTGCCGGGACCGCAGGCCAGGTCCAACACCGTCAAGCCGGTGCCGTCGGAGCCGAATTTGTCTGTCGTGGAACACAGCTGTGCGATGACGTCGACCATGACGGCGAAGCGCTGTTCCCGGTGGGTGATGTAAGCAGCCTGTTGGTCATCCCAGGACGCGATGAGCCGATCGATGGTGACGCTGGACATGGTTGTCATGACGCTACTTTCATGTTGAGGAGCCCGTTGGCGACGGTGGTCAGCGCCTTGACGCTGTGGATCGAGGGATCCATGTACTGGCCGGGTACGGTGATGAATCGGGAGGCCTGTACCGCGGGCATGGTGGACGTCAGCGGATCCGAACGCAGGAAGGCGATCTTCTCCGCGGCGCTGTCACCGGGATATCCGCGCGTCAGATCGGCCAGCACGATCACGTCCGGGTTGCGGGCGGCCACCTCGTCCCAGCTGACCTCGGGCCACTTGGTCGAGGCGTCGTCGAACACGTTCTCGGCACCCAACATCTCGGTGACCGTCTGTGGCAACCCGCCGGGTCCGGCCACCGACGGTGTCGACGAGGATGCGGCAGTCGAATAGAACCACATCAATCGGGGCGTGCCGGTGATCTTTCCGGCCGCGGCAAGACCCTCATCGAGAACCGCACGCTGTTGGGCTATCAGGGCGGTGCCGGCTTCCTCGACGTCGAATATGCTGCTGATGTCCCTGATCTCGTCGAACAGCATCTCGAAGGATGCGCCGCCGGCCACCGCCTCGTGGTAACTGCAGTCGAATTCGGTCAGGTAGGTCGGTACACCCAAAGCGTGCAACTCGTCGCGCTCACCAGCGTTCTGCGCGGTGAGGAACGAGGCGAATGACGAGTACACAAAATCGGGCTGCGCCTGCAGCAGCGATTCATGGGTGAGCACACCGTCGGTCAGCAGCGGAATCCGGTCGTACTCGGCCGCGATCTCGGCGGATACCGGCTCGGTTTCGTAGGCGGTGCCCACCACGCGGTCGGTAAGGCCCAGAGCGATCATCAATTCGGTGGCTGACTGGTTGAGCGACACCGCTCGGGTGGGGGGCTGCGGCACCGTGACGGTGGCACCGCAGTTCTCCAGTGTCAGCGGAAACGACGCAGCAGGGTCGCTGCCCGCCGTGGTGCGGTCCGGCGCACCGTCGCGGCTGCAGGCGCCGACGGTAAACATCACCAGCGCGACCACCGATGCGATAATGATTATCGTTTTCATCAGCGGCAGCATAGCTCACCCGCGCTCGCGGCCCCGCCGACAGGCAACGCACAGCAATCACACACCATGCGTCCAAGCCTGCGGGACGAATCTGGACTAAAAACTCGTAGCGACGCGAAAAGAGATGGCCATGACGTTGATCGCCCTTGAAGAGCACCTGATCCCTGCCGATCTCGTCGACCAGATCTGGCCCACACCGGGTGATCAGCGTGGGGTCCTGCCGAAACTCACCGAGGTCGGTGAACAGCGGTTGCGTGTCATGGACGACGCGGGCATCGACATGCAGATCCTCTCCGTGACCGCGCCGGGCACTCAGCAGGTGGACACCGAACACGCCGCTGACCTCAGCCGTGCCTTGAACGACCGATGCGCCGAGTTCGTCAGGGCACACCCGGACCGGTTCAACGCGCTGGCGTCACTGCCGACGCAGGACCCGGCCGCGGCGATCATCGAGGCGAAGCGCGCGATCACCGAACTCGGGATGTGCGGTGTGGTGATCAATGGGCACACCCACGGCAAGTTTCTCGACGCACCCGAGTTCGACGAAATGCTCAGCGCCATCGAGGAACTCGAGGTACCGGTGTACCTGCACCCGACGTATCCGCCGGCGCAGGTCGCCGAGGTGTACTTCGGCGGCCTGGAATCGCAGGTCGGTGCGGCGCTGGCGACCGCGGCGTGGGGATGGCACGCGGAGACCGGTTTGCATGTGCTGAGGATGGCCGCCTCGGGAGTGTTCGACCGGCATCCCGCGCTGCAGATCGTCGTCGGCCACATGGGGGAGAACCTGCCGTTCTCGTTGATGCGCGCCGATGCCGCGCTGTCCGGGTTCAACCCGGACGGGCCGTCCGTCGCGGACACCGTCCGCGCGCATGTGCACATCACCATCAGCGGATACACCACGACGCCCCCGCTGTTGTGCGCGTTGCAGGTGTTCGGTGCCGACCGGATCATGTTCGCTGCCGACTATCCCTACGGCGACGCGTCGACCCACGCGAAGTTCCTGGCGCAGGCGCCGATCAGCCCGACCGACCGCGAGAAGATCGCCCACCGAAACGCACGGCAACTCTTCCGGCTCTAGCCGACCGTCAAAGAACTCGCGAGGTGACGCCGAGATTGCACTCAGGGACAGGATTCTCCAAAACCCTGTCCCTGAGTGCAATCTCGGCGAGTATGCCGGGCACGTGTCGGCGGAGCTCGGCCGTCACAGACGTTGAATCACATGTTCACTGCAGTGGGTGCTGAGCCGACGCCACCTCGGGGCTCAGATCTTCGCGCGTCAGTCGGTGCGCAGGTGGGCGCGGCAGCACCACGCGGCGGCTGATC
This genomic window from Mycolicibacterium goodii contains:
- a CDS encoding nuclear transport factor 2 family protein — protein: MTALDAREVDQVLATLSNDAVVTDEGHDYKGHDEIGAWLATAVTEYTYTTEFTGASTTDAGVDVGQHLEGNFPGGVADLNYRFTLDGAVISRLVIEP
- a CDS encoding SDR family NAD(P)-dependent oxidoreductase: MTRRWFITGGTPGNFGVAFAEAALDTGDRVVLTSRRPQELAAWADQYGDRVLVVPLELTDAAQVQRAVQAAEERFGGIDVLVNNAGRGWYGSIEAMDESAMRAMFELNFFAVLSVTRAVLPGMRARGNGWIVNVSSVAGLVSAPGFGYYSATKFAIEAVTDALRDEVAAQGISVLAVEPGAFRTNAYAAFANEPVAEPIPVYHDMLEQVRAAFVEMNGVQPGDPLRGARAVIAAMAQDPPPRRLVLGNSGYDAVVDALEQALTEIRAHETLSRSADFPT
- a CDS encoding FecCD family ABC transporter permease, producing MVLATLVGTADIGPADVLGVIAHRLGLGEPAAPPLIEALVWESRLPRVLLAALVGCGLSVSGAVLQAVTRNPLAEPYLLGVSSGASAGAVAIMVLGVGSGAVTLTVGAFAGALMAFAVVLMLIGGGSEANPTRVVLTGMLVSQFFAALTSLVLMLDGDADSTRAFTYWLLGSLGGARWEPVLAAALMILVGVLCCWFFAAALDAYTFGWDTAASMGVNVARSRALLMIFAALITAAAVAVSGAIGFIGLLVPHIVRLLTGGMHRLLLPLSALGGAVFLIWVDAAARTVFSPHEIPVGVITALLGAPLFAVVLRRVAHR
- a CDS encoding amidohydrolase family protein, with the protein product MTLIALEEHLIPADLVDQIWPTPGDQRGVLPKLTEVGEQRLRVMDDAGIDMQILSVTAPGTQQVDTEHAADLSRALNDRCAEFVRAHPDRFNALASLPTQDPAAAIIEAKRAITELGMCGVVINGHTHGKFLDAPEFDEMLSAIEELEVPVYLHPTYPPAQVAEVYFGGLESQVGAALATAAWGWHAETGLHVLRMAASGVFDRHPALQIVVGHMGENLPFSLMRADAALSGFNPDGPSVADTVRAHVHITISGYTTTPPLLCALQVFGADRIMFAADYPYGDASTHAKFLAQAPISPTDREKIAHRNARQLFRL
- a CDS encoding heme-binding protein, whose translation is MMLRSQLQRRRGGMEAVGAVALAGALLLGSAATVGAQPPPPAPPNCSPADWAGVRAGVAAALSAYLYTHPPVNDFFATLKGQSRDEVRPQVQAYLEANPQVRAELQGIKQPADDFLNRCDVEPNPSNTPFP
- a CDS encoding class I SAM-dependent methyltransferase — its product is MTTMSSVTIDRLIASWDDQQAAYITHREQRFAVMVDVIAQLCSTTDKFGSDGTGLTVLDLACGPGSLSGRILETLPGVRVIGIDYDPVLLTLASAWLGARHGDRFTAVDGDLAAPSWFELLPTVTIHVAVSSTALHWLAPADLVAVYLQLGRILQPGGIVMNADHLRYDSRHQPFLSKVAAADDERTQRIAHAGGVPTWDQWWADAATEPLLRRHLDDRQRRFADRPPTEAAPLELHLQALVTAGFSETGCLWRYYDDVVLFARR
- a CDS encoding ABC transporter ATP-binding protein, translated to MTTLSAHQLSYSIGRSRIIDDVSVDVRSKEVLGLIGPNGAGKTSLLRLLAGLRRPDCGAVELGGRALTGYRRREIARLLAIVEQAPEAHADITVEQAVSLGRTPHRGPFAALDSADHDAIETALTATGMLDFRSRAWQTLSGGERQRVQLARALAQQPEIIVLDEPTNHLDIRFQLEVLTLLRRLGLTVVTALHDLNLAARFCDRIAVLREGRLVVTGMPRQVLTADLIDEVYRVEAVVEVSPHTNAPTATYLHPSRPGAR
- a CDS encoding MerR family transcriptional regulator, translating into MGAQVSIGDFAVMTSLSRKALRHYHDIGILEPAHVDPHTGYRFYDTSQVDHAHIIRRFRSLGMSIPDIKALLSTEDPGARAEIITTHLEQMEAALAQTRETVGALRELLSPVRPPADVTVRHEPALAVWSTSAIIDVSEIDDWFAAALRKLHQAVAMAAGVPTAVVPGGLYDRALFLEQQGSATMFVPAPSSADPPEGIDAEVLPRTEFAVLTHPGGHDGIDRSYAALGIYVNEHLISSQGPIREHYFGGTPTDPARFTATEICWPIFSTTAPSE
- a CDS encoding TIGR03620 family F420-dependent LLM class oxidoreductase, whose protein sequence is MHEQFGTYGAWLNPALGDAPRIDYAPLLEDLGYQTIWVGIGADPVGDLALLEQMVAATKNAIIATAIINMWQDDPRCIAHHYHRIVDRHGPRLLLGIGLGHPETRATYERPFELMANYVGALVEGSVPAEAIVIGALGRRTLTLAGEKTLGAHPYLTVPSHTRYAREMLGSSAFLAPEHKVVLTEDDAEARRIGRCAVQNPYLGLRNYTNNLMRHGFTEADVEGSGSDALVDALVAHGSPETIYTQIDQHLAAGANHVGIQVLTEHPNASPIQAFRALAEHRPAQ
- a CDS encoding ABC transporter substrate-binding protein; translated protein: MKTIIIIASVVALVMFTVGACSRDGAPDRTTAGSDPAASFPLTLENCGATVTVPQPPTRAVSLNQSATELMIALGLTDRVVGTAYETEPVSAEIAAEYDRIPLLTDGVLTHESLLQAQPDFVYSSFASFLTAQNAGERDELHALGVPTYLTEFDCSYHEAVAGGASFEMLFDEIRDISSIFDVEEAGTALIAQQRAVLDEGLAAAGKITGTPRLMWFYSTAASSSTPSVAGPGGLPQTVTEMLGAENVFDDASTKWPEVSWDEVAARNPDVIVLADLTRGYPGDSAAEKIAFLRSDPLTSTMPAVQASRFITVPGQYMDPSIHSVKALTTVANGLLNMKVAS